One Campylobacter sputorum subsp. sputorum DNA segment encodes these proteins:
- the proB gene encoding glutamate 5-kinase: MKKIVIKVGSHIISEVDHISEERVENLCEFLIQLRQKYEVILVSSGAASAGRVKLHISKDGVVAKQILAAIGQPYLMEIYSKFLSKHKVLASQILLTGMDFDSRKRTLHAKNAIDGLLKNNVLPIINENDATAIEEIVYGDNDRLSASVANYFDADLLVILSDIDGYYDDDPRKNPNAKIHPLVKEINEDELNQKPLPGSQMGTGGITTKLKAADFLLKNNKEMFLASGFDLSVAKDFLLHNKQSGGTLFSKKDF; the protein is encoded by the coding sequence ATGAAAAAAATTGTAATCAAAGTAGGTTCTCATATCATTAGCGAAGTTGATCACATTAGCGAAGAAAGAGTTGAAAATTTATGCGAATTTTTAATACAATTAAGGCAAAAATATGAAGTTATTTTGGTTAGCTCTGGTGCTGCAAGTGCGGGTAGAGTTAAATTACACATATCAAAAGATGGGGTTGTAGCAAAGCAAATTCTCGCAGCCATCGGGCAGCCATATTTAATGGAAATTTATAGTAAATTTCTTTCTAAACATAAAGTTTTAGCATCGCAAATTTTATTAACAGGAATGGATTTTGATTCTAGAAAAAGAACTCTTCATGCAAAAAATGCCATAGATGGACTTCTTAAAAATAATGTTTTACCTATCATAAACGAAAATGACGCAACAGCCATAGAAGAGATAGTTTATGGAGATAACGACAGGCTTAGTGCAAGTGTAGCAAATTACTTTGATGCCGATTTGCTCGTAATTTTAAGCGATATAGATGGATATTATGATGATGATCCAAGAAAAAATCCAAACGCAAAAATTCACCCCCTAGTAAAAGAGATAAACGAAGATGAATTAAACCAAAAACCACTTCCAGGAAGCCAAATGGGGACTGGCGGAATCACAACAAAACTAAAAGCTGCTGATTTTTTACTCAAAAATAACAAGGAAATGTTTTTGGCAAGTGGATTTGATTTAAGTGTAGCAAAAGACTTTTTACTACACAACAAACAAAGTGGTGGAACGCTATTTAGCAAAAAAGATTTTTAA
- the obgE gene encoding GTPase ObgE: MFVDSVKFKIKSGNGGSGASSFRREKFIELGGPDGGDGGDGGDVYFLVDNNTHTLAKYKGKKLLKASNGKGGEGKKRTGKRGEDLILIVPPGTIVYDDNSGEILLDMLNEGEKKLILKGGKGGLGNVHFKNSINQAPTYAQPGIPGEELNIRLELKLIADVGLLGFPNVGKSTLISTISNAKPQIADYEFTTLTPKLGMVEVDEYSKFIMADIPGIIDGASEGKGLGLKFLKHVQRTQILLYMIDSANYRTLSEQYNALKYELKKFSKELYEKKFAIAITRIDACENFEQKYRDFLKEFNFTQKQNFEELDSSKPCFVMPISSATNFNINELKWAIIEILKNK; encoded by the coding sequence ATGTTTGTTGATAGCGTTAAATTTAAAATCAAATCCGGCAATGGCGGTTCTGGGGCATCAAGTTTTAGAAGAGAAAAATTTATTGAGCTTGGCGGTCCAGATGGTGGCGATGGTGGCGATGGTGGCGATGTATATTTTTTAGTTGATAATAACACACATACTCTTGCAAAATATAAAGGAAAAAAACTTCTAAAAGCTTCAAATGGCAAAGGCGGTGAGGGTAAAAAAAGAACAGGAAAAAGAGGAGAGGATTTAATCTTAATAGTTCCGCCAGGAACCATTGTATATGATGACAATAGCGGTGAAATACTACTTGATATGCTAAATGAGGGAGAGAAAAAACTTATACTTAAAGGTGGCAAAGGCGGACTTGGCAATGTGCATTTTAAAAACTCTATAAACCAAGCCCCAACTTATGCACAACCAGGAATTCCTGGCGAAGAGCTAAATATAAGACTTGAGCTAAAATTAATTGCCGATGTAGGTTTGCTTGGCTTTCCAAATGTTGGCAAATCTACGCTAATTTCTACCATATCAAACGCAAAGCCACAAATCGCAGATTATGAATTTACCACACTAACACCAAAGCTTGGTATGGTTGAAGTTGATGAGTATTCTAAATTTATAATGGCAGATATACCAGGTATAATAGACGGAGCAAGTGAGGGAAAAGGTCTTGGACTTAAGTTTTTAAAACATGTTCAAAGAACTCAAATACTGCTTTATATGATAGATAGTGCCAATTATAGAACACTAAGTGAACAATACAATGCTTTAAAATATGAATTAAAAAAATTTTCAAAAGAACTTTATGAAAAAAAATTTGCAATTGCAATAACAAGAATCGATGCTTGTGAGAATTTTGAGCAAAAATACAGAGATTTTTTAAAAGAATTTAATTTTACCCAAAAACAAAATTTTGAGGAATTAGACAGCTCAAAACCGTGTTTTGTAATGCCCATATCAAGTGCCACGAATTTTAATATCAATGAGCTTAAATGGGCTATAATTGAAATTTTAAAAAATAAATAA
- a CDS encoding flagellin B — protein MGFRINTNIAAMNAHTNSVVNNRSLDNSLGRLSSGLRIQTAADDASGLAIADSLRSQASSLGQAIANSNDAIGIIKVADKAMDEQLKILDTIKAKAVQAAQDGQTTESRRAIQNDIVRLMESLDNIGNTTSFNGQKLLSGTFINKEFQIGAFSNETVKATIGATTSNKIGLTRFETGAVITASSEVKLKFTNADGVNDYEIESAVISTSVGTGIGVLAENINKASDKTGIRATYNVQTTGKSAIKEGATTSAFKINGVTIGKVDYKANDSTGALVAAINAVKDTTGVEASVDSRGHLNLTSRDGRGIKIEGLAGDDAKTTGISGQTENYGRLSLIRLSGNDIIVSGGNMGGKAGIIGFEKASATAQKTVSLREIKGVIQKDIASAMGFNANLNVEFVSSDKTAGVTTLKGAMAVMSIAETATKNLDAIRADMGSVQNQITSTLNNISVTQVNVKSAESQIRDVDFASESANFSKFNILAQSGSYAMSQANAVQQNVLKLLQ, from the coding sequence ATGGGATTTCGCATTAACACGAATATAGCAGCAATGAATGCACACACTAACAGCGTTGTAAACAATAGAAGTTTAGACAACTCTTTAGGTAGATTAAGTTCTGGTCTTAGAATTCAAACCGCAGCAGATGATGCTTCTGGTCTTGCAATAGCAGATAGTTTACGCTCACAAGCAAGTTCACTTGGTCAAGCTATCGCAAACTCAAACGATGCAATAGGTATCATAAAAGTTGCCGATAAAGCTATGGATGAGCAACTTAAAATTTTAGATACTATCAAAGCTAAAGCAGTTCAAGCAGCACAAGATGGTCAAACAACTGAGTCTCGTCGTGCCATACAAAACGATATTGTTCGCCTTATGGAATCGCTTGATAACATAGGAAATACAACAAGCTTTAACGGACAAAAGTTACTTTCTGGAACATTTATCAATAAAGAGTTTCAAATTGGTGCTTTCTCAAACGAAACCGTAAAAGCAACTATCGGGGCTACAACATCAAATAAGATAGGTTTAACTAGATTTGAAACAGGTGCTGTTATAACAGCTTCTAGTGAAGTAAAATTAAAATTTACAAACGCAGATGGCGTAAATGACTATGAGATAGAAAGTGCTGTTATCTCAACAAGTGTTGGAACAGGTATAGGTGTATTAGCTGAAAATATCAACAAAGCTAGTGATAAAACAGGAATTCGTGCAACTTATAATGTTCAAACAACTGGTAAATCTGCAATCAAAGAAGGAGCAACAACTTCAGCTTTTAAAATAAATGGTGTTACAATTGGTAAAGTAGATTATAAAGCAAACGACTCAACAGGAGCTTTAGTTGCTGCGATAAATGCTGTTAAAGATACAACTGGTGTTGAAGCAAGCGTTGATAGTAGAGGTCACTTAAATTTAACCTCAAGAGATGGCAGGGGTATAAAAATAGAAGGTCTTGCAGGAGATGATGCCAAAACAACAGGTATTAGTGGTCAAACTGAAAATTATGGTCGCTTAAGCCTTATTAGGCTTTCAGGAAATGATATTATAGTTTCTGGTGGAAATATGGGTGGAAAAGCTGGAATAATCGGCTTTGAAAAAGCAAGTGCAACAGCACAAAAAACTGTATCTTTAAGAGAGATTAAAGGTGTTATACAAAAAGATATAGCTTCGGCAATGGGCTTTAATGCAAACTTAAATGTTGAGTTTGTATCTTCGGATAAAACAGCGGGTGTTACAACCTTAAAAGGTGCAATGGCTGTTATGAGTATAGCTGAAACTGCAACTAAAAACCTTGATGCAATTAGGGCTGATATGGGTTCTGTTCAAAATCAAATAACATCAACATTAAATAACATTTCAGTAACTCAAGTAAATGTTAAATCAGCTGAATCTCAAATCAGAGATGTTGACTTTGCTAGTGAGAGTGCAAATTTCTCTAAATTTAACATTCTCGCACAATCAGGAAGTTATGCAATGAGTCAAGCAAATGCTGTTCAACAAAATGTTTTAAAACTTTTACAATAA
- the ybaK gene encoding Cys-tRNA(Pro) deacylase gives MKTNAARILDGLKILYEIKEYEVDKDYLDAVHTASKTGISIEKVYKTIVCKADNEYIVACLQGDLSLNLKALAKIAGAKRCELINLKDITKITGYVRGGCSPLGMKKHFRTFIDEKILSQEQICVSAGIRGKQIYLKPNDLIKATNATLCDITQD, from the coding sequence ATGAAAACAAATGCTGCTAGGATACTAGATGGTTTGAAAATATTATATGAGATAAAAGAGTACGAAGTTGATAAAGATTATTTAGATGCAGTGCATACGGCTAGTAAAACCGGCATTAGCATAGAAAAAGTATATAAAACCATAGTTTGCAAAGCAGACAATGAGTATATAGTTGCTTGTTTGCAAGGCGATTTGAGTTTAAATTTAAAAGCATTGGCAAAAATTGCTGGGGCAAAGAGATGTGAGCTTATAAATTTAAAAGACATAACAAAAATAACAGGATATGTAAGGGGTGGTTGTTCGCCACTTGGTATGAAAAAACATTTTAGAACTTTTATAGATGAAAAAATTTTATCTCAAGAGCAAATTTGTGTAAGTGCTGGCATTCGTGGCAAGCAAATTTATCTTAAACCAAATGATCTTATAAAAGCAACAAATGCCACACTTTGTGATATTACGCAAGATTAA
- a CDS encoding restriction endonuclease, with translation MKSFDKFCYPVLKLMSDKKERKKGEICEILGANLTENDRNLLLKGGKKLYVDRIGWAISYLSYTKNLDDKNRLLVRVSRATYKITSLGLEISKNETKFSEWFNKIYNKSHQINEIQTPNEQIDKGIDDLNDDLKSELIEKILEKEPEFFEQFVTKLLNKMGYGYKLGETTQKTRDGGIDGVVNEDILGFSKIYFQAKRYRDNKVGINDIKQFVGTLVDKQTKKGLFITTSTFSDDAIKYANNQVATSLVLVDKNILADLMIKYKVGVQIKEIKEICQIDNDFFEGDE, from the coding sequence ATGAAGAGTTTTGATAAATTTTGTTATCCAGTTTTGAAACTTATGAGCGATAAAAAAGAGCGTAAAAAAGGTGAAATTTGCGAAATTTTAGGTGCAAATTTAACTGAAAATGATAGAAATTTACTCTTAAAAGGCGGTAAAAAACTTTATGTAGATCGTATAGGTTGGGCTATTAGCTATCTTTCATACACTAAAAATTTAGATGATAAAAACCGCCTTTTAGTGCGGGTTTCAAGAGCGACTTATAAAATTACGTCGCTTGGGCTTGAAATTTCAAAAAATGAAACTAAATTCAGTGAGTGGTTTAATAAAATTTATAATAAAAGTCATCAAATAAATGAAATTCAAACTCCAAACGAGCAGATTGATAAGGGTATTGACGACCTAAATGACGATTTAAAAAGCGAATTGATAGAGAAAATTTTAGAAAAAGAGCCTGAATTTTTCGAGCAATTTGTAACAAAACTTCTAAATAAAATGGGATATGGTTACAAACTTGGCGAAACTACACAAAAAACAAGGGATGGCGGAATTGACGGCGTTGTAAATGAGGATATTTTGGGCTTTTCTAAAATATACTTTCAAGCTAAGCGTTATAGGGACAATAAAGTTGGCATTAATGATATAAAACAATTTGTCGGCACATTGGTAGATAAGCAGACTAAAAAGGGGCTATTTATCACAACCTCTACCTTTTCGGATGATGCGATAAAATACGCAAATAATCAAGTAGCAACCTCTCTCGTGCTTGTTGATAAAAATATTTTGGCAGATTTGATGATAAAATATAAAGTCGGTGTGCAAATCAAAGAGATAAAAGAAATTTGTCAAATTGATAATGATTTTTTCGAAGGCGACGAATGA
- the ccoG gene encoding cytochrome c oxidase accessory protein CcoG codes for MIYYTKKRYIVYVLMAILFFSLPFLHIDGNHFFLLSFDRKELHLLFTRFDMQEMYLMPFILITLFLSIFFITTLAGRVWCGWSCPQTIFRVVFRDVIQTKLLKIRKSTANKQSKPKLNLVKQIIAIFIFACCALIIASNFMLYFIPPEDFFIYIKNPSEHAILFGIIFFLTLFLIFDIVFLQERFCVYVCPYARIQSVMFDNDTIQVIYDEKRGGVVYKGKEKISNKPLEEGAECIGCNACVHICPTHIDIRKGMQLECINCLECSDACAKIMDKFGKKSLINWTSKNAIESGNKVKYLRFRTIGYIVVISIVLCVLAFMSTKKENMLLNINRTTELYNIHLNDENVRVDNAYTFFIQNTSNKNHEYYFDVNDSRISISRPRESIDIKAGSKRKIIVVLSTDQKLSNDHRSDTPFDILINAYAIDDRNISVDRKTIFVYPKQEVILDKMKK; via the coding sequence GTGATTTACTATACTAAAAAACGCTATATCGTGTATGTTTTAATGGCTATTTTGTTTTTTTCTTTACCATTTTTACACATAGATGGTAATCATTTTTTTCTATTAAGCTTTGATAGAAAAGAACTACATTTGTTGTTTACGAGATTTGATATGCAAGAGATGTATCTTATGCCTTTTATTTTGATAACTCTTTTTTTAAGCATATTTTTCATAACAACATTAGCTGGTAGAGTTTGGTGTGGTTGGAGCTGTCCGCAAACTATATTTAGGGTTGTTTTTAGAGATGTGATACAAACAAAATTATTAAAAATACGAAAAAGCACTGCAAATAAACAAAGTAAGCCTAAGTTAAATTTAGTAAAACAAATTATCGCTATATTTATATTTGCTTGCTGTGCTTTAATTATTGCATCAAATTTTATGCTATATTTTATACCGCCTGAGGATTTTTTTATTTATATAAAAAATCCTAGCGAACATGCTATACTTTTTGGGATAATATTTTTTCTAACGCTATTTTTGATATTTGATATTGTATTTTTACAAGAGAGATTTTGTGTGTATGTTTGCCCTTATGCAAGGATACAATCTGTAATGTTTGATAATGATACCATACAAGTTATTTATGATGAAAAAAGAGGTGGCGTTGTTTATAAAGGAAAGGAAAAAATATCAAATAAACCACTCGAAGAAGGGGCTGAATGTATAGGCTGTAATGCTTGTGTGCATATATGTCCAACACACATTGATATAAGAAAAGGTATGCAGCTTGAGTGCATAAACTGCCTTGAATGTAGCGATGCTTGTGCTAAAATCATGGATAAATTTGGTAAAAAAAGCTTGATAAACTGGACAAGCAAAAATGCTATTGAAAGTGGCAATAAAGTAAAATATTTAAGGTTTAGAACTATTGGATATATCGTTGTTATATCAATTGTTTTGTGTGTTTTAGCTTTTATGAGTACCAAAAAAGAAAATATGCTTTTAAATATAAATAGAACCACTGAGCTTTACAATATACATTTAAATGATGAAAATGTGCGAGTTGATAATGCCTATACATTTTTTATACAAAATACTAGCAATAAAAATCATGAGTATTATTTTGATGTAAATGATAGTAGAATTTCCATATCTAGACCAAGGGAGAGTATAGATATAAAAGCAGGTTCTAAGAGAAAAATTATAGTAGTTTTAAGTACAGATCAAAAACTAAGCAATGACCATAGATCTGATACTCCTTTTGATATACTAATAAATGCTTATGCTATTGATGATAGAA
- a CDS encoding metallophosphoesterase family protein, producing MIFITGDTHGGYPRDCAKFDRFDDSKLSKDDFLIIAGDFGFIWESVSDYKEKKWLKYFDTFKCTVCFIDGNHENFTRLNSYEICDFNGGKAHKISKNIYHLMRGEIFTLNKRKIFTMGGALSIDKDYRTPGISWWEEEQISENDMLNAWENLAKFDFSVDLVITHTAPNHLLSDIMEFNLSQFYDEANLQLEKIYAKINFKKWYFGHFHDDMIVNSRFRCVFHDIVQA from the coding sequence ATGATTTTCATAACAGGTGACACGCATGGCGGATATCCAAGGGATTGTGCGAAATTTGACCGCTTTGATGATAGTAAATTAAGCAAAGATGATTTTTTGATAATTGCAGGTGATTTTGGCTTTATTTGGGAATCTGTAAGCGACTATAAAGAGAAAAAATGGCTGAAATATTTTGATACATTCAAATGCACTGTTTGCTTTATTGATGGAAATCACGAAAATTTCACGCGTCTTAATTCTTATGAAATTTGCGATTTTAATGGTGGAAAAGCACACAAAATCAGTAAAAATATCTATCACTTAATGCGTGGCGAAATTTTTACGCTAAATAAACGGAAAATTTTCACAATGGGTGGAGCTTTAAGTATAGATAAAGATTATAGAACACCAGGAATTTCGTGGTGGGAAGAGGAGCAAATAAGTGAAAATGATATGCTAAATGCATGGGAAAATCTAGCTAAATTTGATTTTAGCGTGGATCTTGTCATAACTCACACTGCTCCAAATCATTTACTTAGTGATATTATGGAGTTTAATTTGTCGCAATTTTATGATGAGGCAAATTTGCAACTTGAAAAAATTTATGCCAAAATTAACTTTAAAAAGTGGTATTTCGGTCATTTTCACGACGATATGATTGTAAATTCTCGCTTTCGCTGTGTTTTCCACGATATAGTTCAAGCTTAA